The Pochonia chlamydosporia 170 chromosome 1, whole genome shotgun sequence genome window below encodes:
- a CDS encoding cyclohexanone 1,2-monooxygenase (similar to Pyrenophora tritici-repentis Pt-1C-BFP XP_001937281.1) — protein MTTDTDIIIIGGGMSGIGLAAQLKRNYKSATFEIYEKTDDIGGTWAINTYPGCGVDVPSHFYSYSFALNPNWTRKFPMQQEILAYFHTVANIYGLGSHTRLQCTVQSAVWDEALNVWNVTIFDQTSKSTFQRTCKALVSAVGALSTPKACDISGKEKFQGSIFHSARWNHSFDHADKKILVLGNGCSATQFVPVIAETAKGVIQVARQPHWLLERPNPTYSDTFKFCMRFPGVMQALRAKIFAELEAEWTMFETDTGGNAREKLARASKAYIRQNAPPRYVDALIPKFEVGCKRRVFDTDYLKCLHRENVELVSDDSVERITKSGVIFKSGREVDVDAIVLATGFKTTTLLSPLEVVGRNGMSITEHWKKHNDGLPQAYYGTCIAGFPNFFVMMGPNTVNGHLSVIYSSECQINFTLRLLDPVLRSLHPPSINLSLNGHVDAVEVKQEAEDRENRWIQSRAKELVWSSGCTNWYVEPTTGKNVMVYPHWQWHYWLRSIFIKRQDFVYTSDRGEQIEGHVSYWWIWISALMYFVSPILI, from the exons ATGACAACAGACACGGACATCATTATAATCGGCGGTGGCATGTCCGGCATAGGACTTGCTGCCCAGCTTAAGCGCAACTACAAGTCCGCAACTTTTGAGATCTATGAGAAGACCGATGACATTGGAGGCACATGGGCCATCAACACTTATCCAGGTTGCGGAGTGGATGTCCCAAGCCATTTCTATTCTTACTCTTTTGCACTGAATCCCAACTGGACGAGAAAATTTCCAATGCAGCAGGAAATCCTAGCCTACTTTCACACTGTGGCAAATATATACGGTCTTGGAAGCCATACCAGGCTCCAGTGTACTGTTCAGAGTGCGGTATGGGACGAGGCACTGAACGTCTGGAATGTAACAATCTTTGACCAGACTTCGAAATCCACCTTTCAACGCACCTGCAAGGCTTTGGTATCCGCAGTCGGTGCCCTGAGCACTCCAAAAGCTTGTGATATTTCTGGTAAGGAGAAGTTTCAGGGATCAATCTTTCACTCAGCTAGATGGAATCACTCGTTTGATCATGCAGACAAGAAAATTCTTGTACTCG GGAATGGGTGCAGTGCCACGCAGTTCGTGCCCGTTATTGCAGAAACGGCAAAAGGCGTCATACAAGTTGCTCGCCAACCACACTGGCTTCTCGAGCGGCCAAATCCAACGTATTCTGATACATTCAAATTCTGCATGCGCTTTCCAGGGGTCATGCAAGCTCTCCGGGCCAAAATTTTCGCAGAATTAGAGGCAGAATGGACCATGTTCGAAACGGATACTGGTGGTAACGCAAGGGAGAAACTTGCCAGAGCATCCAAAGCGTACATCCGCCAAAATGCGCCTCCTAGATATGTGGATGCGTTGATTCCAAAGTTCGAAGTGGGCTGCAAGCGACGTGTATTCGATACAGATTATCTTAAATGTCTGCATAGAGAAAACGTAGAGCTTGTCTCGGATGACTCTGTTGAAAGGATTACGAAATCTGGAGTGATCTTCAAGTCAGggagagaagttgatgtAGACGCCATTGTGCTGGCAACAGGCTTCAAAACGACGACGcttctctctcctcttgAGGTTGTTGGACGGAACGGCATGAGCATTACCGAACAT TGGAAGAAGCATAATGATGGGTTACCACAGGCATATTACGGCACTTGCATTGCTGGATTCCCCAACTTTTTCGTCATGATGGGTCCCAACACCGTCAATGGCCACCTTTCCGTCATTTACTCCAGCGAATGCCAGATTAATTTTACACTACGCTTGTTGGACCCTGTTCTAAGGTCCCTTCACCCGCCGTCGATAAACTTGAGTCTCAATGGACATGTTGACGCCGTCGAGGTGAAGCAAGAGGCAGAGGACAGGGAAAACCGCTGGATTCAGAGCCGGGCAAAGGAACTCGTCTGGTCGAGTGGCTGCACAAACTGGTATGTTGAGCCGACGACGGGCAAAAATGTCATGGTTTATCCTCACTGGCAGTGGCACTATTGGCTTCGGAGCATTTTTATCAAGCGTCAAGACTTTGTTTATACTTCGGACCGAGGGGAGCAAATTGAGGGTCATGTATCGTattggtggatttggataTCTGCGCTCATGTACTTTGTATCGCCGATCTTGATATAA
- a CDS encoding NAD(P)-binding Rossmann-fold containing protein (similar to Glarea lozoyensis ATCC 20868 XP_008080228.1) encodes MALNVSGKTAIVTGAGSGINLAFAQLLLRSNCNVVFADLALRPEAEEVVKTHIDGSNGPRAIFQRTDVTDWVQLEAMFDVAEQTFGAVDIVCPGAGVYEPPFSNFWIPPGTGVTKDDPRGSRYAAMDINVTHPIRCTQIAIAHFIKHSRPGAVVHISSIAAQRPFLQCPLYVASKAAISGFVRSLALLETPKSTELPSIRVNCVAPGLIKTPLWTENPEKLRWIDVEQDEWVTAEDVAQVMLDLVQKEEYVGGTVLEVGQNQVRRVEVLNDPGPKGAGHTVSAADVGEKEVWDRLTRPSWGQW; translated from the coding sequence ATGGCGCTCAACGTTTCTGGAAAAACAGCAATCGTCACCGGAGCCGGTTCAGGGATaaacttggcatttgctCAATTGCTCCTACGCTCCAACTGCAATGTCGTCTTCGCTGATCTTGCGCTCCGTCCTGAAGCAGAAGAGGTAGTAAAGACGCATATCGACGGCAGCAATGGCCCGCGAGCAATCTTTCAAAGGACCGATGTCACGGATTGGGTTCAATTGGAAGCAATGTTCGATGTCGCCGAGCAAACCTTTGGTGCTGTTGACATTGTATGCCCTGGCGCTGGAGTATATGAACCTCCCTTCTCCAATTTCTGGATTCCACCAGGGACAGGTGTGACAAAGGACGATCCGAGAGGCAGCAGGTATGCCGCCATGGATATCAATGTTACGCATCCGATTCGGTGTACGCAGATTGCCATTGCGCATTTTATCAAGCACAGCCGGCCGGGAGCTGTGGTTCATATTTCCAGCATTGCTGCCCAGCGACCTTTCTTGCAGTGTCCTTTGTACGTGGCTTCCAAGGCTGCGATATCTGGCTTTGTACGGTCACTTGCACTGTTGGAGACGCCTAAAAGCACTGAGCTACCTTCCATCAGGGTTAACTGTGTGGCACCTGGCTTGATTAAAACGCCGCTTTGGACAGAGAATCCTGAGAAGCTAAGATGGATAGATGTCGAGCAGGATGAATGGGTTACGGCAGAGGATGTAGCACAAGTCATGCTGGATCTCGTTCAAAAGGAAGAGTACGTCGGGGGAACCGTGCTGGAGGTTGGACAGAATCAAGTCCGGAGAGTCGAGGTCTTGAATGATCCCGGACCAAAAGGCGCTGGGCACACTGTCAGtgctgctgatgttggagaaAAGGAAGTATGGGATAGATTAACTCGGCCTTCTTGGGGCCAGTGGTAG
- a CDS encoding conotoxin domain-containing protein — MLLLLQVRPAQHGTPLLQNDPAPLQPLQILELLQKRPLQHGTPLLQNAPEPLHPLQILELLQKSPLQHGTPLLQNAPDPLHPRQMLELLQNRPLQQGTPLLQNDPDPLQPRQMLELLQNRPLQHGTPLLQNEPEPLQRLSKSAAADVSFVGLASPNPRREMAKMS; from the coding sequence ATGCTACTACTGCTGCAAGTCAGACCAGCACAGCACGGAACACCGTTGTTACAGAATGACCCTGCCCCGTTACAACCTCTACAAATACTAGAACTGCTGCAAAAGAGGCCACTGCAGCATGGAACACCATTGTTGCAGAACGCCCCTGAACCATTGCATCCTCTGCAGATACTAGAGCTACTGCAGAAAAGTCCGCTGCAGCACGGCACACCGTTGTTGCAGAACGCGCCGGATCCGTTGCATCCTCGACAGATGCTAGAGCTGCTGCAAAACAGACCACTACAGCAGGGAACTCCGTTATTGCAAAACGATCCAGATCCGTTACAACCGCGGCAGATGCTGGAACTGCTGCAAAACAGACCGCTGCAGCATGGGACGCCGTTGTTGCAAAATGAGCCTGAGCCGTTGCAGCGCTTGTCTAAGTCTGCGGCGGCGGATGTGTCCTTTGTTGGGCTGGCGAGTCCAAACCCGAGAAGAGAGATGGCAAAGATGAGTTGA